In the genome of Desulfobulbaceae bacterium, the window CCGGCTTTCATTGCCGGTAGCCGTAACATTTTCGTAGACACCGTTATCACGCCGGACAAGTTTGGTAAATCCCATGTTTTTCAAATCACTGTTGGTCTTCGGAGTGCTGATACCAACCAATGAAATCAATTTTTTAACCGATTGACC includes:
- a CDS encoding zinc ribbon domain-containing protein, producing the protein GQSVKKLISLVGISTPKTNSDLKNMGFTKLVRRDNGVYENVTATGNESRIWDTSKPETMPNLKGKISD